Proteins from a single region of Gemmatirosa kalamazoonensis:
- a CDS encoding hybrid sensor histidine kinase/response regulator produces the protein MFSPHAHRFFELSTDLLCLVGRDGRFQRVNPAFERTTGWPSEKIVELPFLAVAHPEEYDRLAHAWAAALGGGAPEPVQLRVRCRDGSYRRIAWRLSAADASTVCAVGQDVTEREATALVLRATEASYQHIAANVPGLAYQWVYRADGTAGYTFVSEASRTLFGVEPEAALRDPEALLGLIHPEERSRFVTLARAAATTLGPFRWEGRVVLANGAVRHVEIAARDQRLADGSVVSDGLITDVTELRQATRQLEESEQRYRSLFEHNPDAVFSFDLDGRFVSANPACEELSGYAPDALVGESFEPLVVPEDLETALTNYRLAARGTATRFEVRLRHPAGREVRIGVTNVPIIVGGRIVGVFGIAKDLTAQRALEDRLRQAQKMEAVGQLAGGVAHDFNNLLTVILSHGAFAADALPADSVAHAELGQVLCAAERARALTRQLLAFGRKQVLRPRPLDVNGKVTDVASMLRRVIGEDITLETVLEPAPWPVVADAGQLEQVLMNLAVNARDAMPNGGTLRLRTENVTVAPDALADVPAGAYTTLVVEDTGIGVAPEVRPHLFEPFFTTKPVGKGTGLGLATVHGIVEQSGGFVHVESAPGRGSRFTVLLPAAATSVPTCDAACAPASDARGSRETILLVEDEEGVRTVVRRHLERQGYVVRVASTGAEALRLAEARVDLVITDLVMPEQSGRVLGERLAARWPHLPVLYMSGYTDDEIFRRGLGDAGAAFLEKPFTAEQLARAVRQALSGGVATAARRASGS, from the coding sequence TTGTTCTCCCCGCACGCGCACCGCTTCTTCGAGCTGTCGACCGACCTGCTCTGCCTCGTCGGCCGCGACGGCAGGTTCCAGCGCGTCAACCCGGCGTTCGAGCGTACCACCGGGTGGCCGTCCGAGAAGATCGTCGAGCTGCCGTTCCTCGCCGTCGCGCACCCGGAGGAGTACGACCGGCTCGCCCACGCGTGGGCGGCCGCGCTCGGCGGGGGCGCGCCGGAACCGGTGCAGCTCCGTGTCCGCTGCCGCGACGGCTCGTACCGACGCATCGCGTGGCGCCTCTCGGCGGCCGACGCGAGCACGGTCTGCGCGGTCGGCCAGGACGTCACCGAGCGCGAGGCGACCGCGCTCGTGCTGCGTGCGACCGAGGCGAGCTACCAGCACATCGCGGCGAACGTCCCCGGCCTCGCCTACCAGTGGGTGTACCGCGCCGACGGGACCGCGGGCTACACGTTCGTGAGCGAGGCCTCGCGCACGCTGTTCGGCGTCGAGCCCGAGGCGGCGCTGCGCGACCCGGAGGCGCTGCTCGGTCTCATCCACCCCGAGGAGCGCTCACGCTTCGTCACGCTCGCCCGCGCCGCGGCGACGACGCTCGGCCCGTTCCGGTGGGAGGGGCGCGTGGTGCTCGCGAACGGCGCCGTGCGACACGTCGAGATCGCGGCCCGCGACCAGCGCCTCGCCGACGGCAGCGTCGTGTCCGACGGGCTGATCACCGACGTCACCGAGCTGCGGCAGGCGACGCGGCAGCTCGAGGAGAGCGAGCAGCGCTATCGCTCGCTGTTCGAGCACAACCCCGACGCGGTGTTCAGCTTCGACCTCGACGGACGCTTCGTGAGCGCGAACCCGGCGTGCGAGGAGCTCTCGGGCTACGCGCCCGACGCGCTGGTCGGCGAGTCGTTCGAGCCGCTGGTCGTGCCCGAGGACCTCGAGACGGCGCTCACGAACTACCGCCTCGCCGCCCGCGGCACCGCGACGCGCTTCGAGGTCCGCCTGCGCCATCCCGCCGGGCGCGAGGTGCGCATCGGCGTGACGAACGTGCCGATCATCGTCGGCGGGCGCATCGTCGGCGTGTTCGGCATCGCGAAGGATCTCACCGCCCAGCGCGCGCTCGAGGATCGTCTGCGCCAGGCGCAGAAGATGGAGGCCGTCGGCCAGCTCGCCGGCGGCGTCGCGCACGACTTCAACAACTTGCTCACCGTCATCCTGAGCCACGGCGCGTTCGCCGCCGACGCGCTCCCCGCGGACAGCGTCGCGCACGCCGAGTTGGGGCAGGTGCTGTGCGCCGCCGAGCGGGCGCGAGCGCTCACGCGGCAGCTGCTCGCGTTCGGGCGCAAGCAGGTGCTGCGTCCGCGTCCGCTCGACGTGAACGGCAAGGTGACCGACGTCGCGAGCATGCTGCGCCGCGTGATCGGCGAGGACATCACGCTGGAGACCGTGCTCGAGCCGGCGCCGTGGCCCGTCGTGGCCGACGCCGGGCAGCTCGAGCAGGTGCTCATGAACCTCGCGGTGAACGCGCGCGACGCGATGCCTAACGGCGGCACGCTGCGCCTGCGCACCGAGAACGTCACCGTCGCGCCCGACGCGCTGGCCGACGTCCCCGCGGGCGCGTACACCACACTCGTCGTCGAGGACACGGGCATCGGCGTCGCGCCGGAAGTGCGCCCGCACCTGTTCGAGCCGTTCTTCACCACGAAGCCCGTCGGCAAGGGCACGGGGCTCGGGCTCGCGACCGTGCACGGCATCGTCGAGCAGTCGGGCGGCTTCGTGCACGTCGAGAGCGCGCCGGGCCGCGGCAGCCGATTCACGGTCCTGCTCCCCGCCGCGGCGACGTCGGTGCCGACGTGCGACGCGGCGTGCGCACCGGCATCCGACGCGCGCGGCAGCCGCGAGACGATCCTGCTCGTGGAGGACGAGGAGGGCGTGCGCACCGTCGTGCGCCGGCACCTCGAGCGGCAGGGCTACGTCGTGCGCGTGGCGTCCACCGGCGCCGAGGCGCTGCGGCTCGCCGAGGCGCGCGTCGACCTCGTGATCACCGACCTGGTGATGCCCGAGCAGAGCGGCCGCGTCCTCGGCGAGCGGCTCGCCGCGCGATGGCCGCATCTGCCTGTGCTCTACATGTCCGGCTACACCGACGACGAGATCTTCCGTCGCGGACTCGGCGACGCCGGCGCGGCGTTCCTCGAGAAGCCGTTCACGGCGGAGCAGCTCGCCCGCGCGGTGCGGCAGGCGCTGTCGGGCGGCGTTGCCACCGCCGCCCGTCGCGCGTCTGGATCGTGA
- a CDS encoding DinB family protein, protein MRIARTACLALALPLGLAAQPPATPPANPITTAFRGRTMALQRNLAQAFDSIPEAKFGYRPTPAQLTVGYIAQHLASDNYLFCNAFGDQKAQLPDKDTSTPDSLKARWPKDSLVAKLKASFAFCETAFAQLDDAKLADQVSMTFGGQTRSVTRAGMVLGHALDMADHYSQIANYMRLNNLVPPTALPRPTRAGE, encoded by the coding sequence ATGAGGATAGCGCGTACCGCGTGCCTGGCGCTGGCCCTTCCGCTCGGCCTCGCCGCCCAGCCCCCGGCCACCCCACCGGCGAACCCGATCACGACGGCGTTCCGCGGCCGGACGATGGCGCTCCAGCGCAACCTCGCGCAGGCGTTCGACTCGATCCCCGAGGCGAAGTTCGGCTACCGCCCGACGCCGGCGCAGCTCACCGTGGGCTACATCGCGCAGCACCTGGCGAGCGACAACTACCTGTTCTGCAACGCGTTCGGCGACCAGAAGGCGCAGCTGCCGGACAAGGACACATCGACGCCCGACTCGCTGAAGGCACGGTGGCCGAAGGACTCGCTGGTCGCGAAGCTCAAGGCGTCGTTCGCGTTCTGCGAGACCGCGTTCGCGCAGCTCGACGACGCGAAGCTCGCCGACCAGGTGTCGATGACGTTCGGCGGCCAGACGCGGTCGGTCACGCGCGCGGGCATGGTGCTCGGCCACGCGCTCGACATGGCGGACCACTACAGCCAGATCGCGAACTACATGCGGCTGAACAACCTCGTGCCGCCGACGGCGCTGCCGCGGCCGACGCGCGCGGGCGAGTAG
- a CDS encoding selenium-binding protein SBP56-related protein, with translation MARLLPDPTFYPSPTMAIEAPAESLAYVALLTAGENGKKDALGVVDTDPASPDYGRLVGRLELPNGGNELHHFGWNACSSHLCAYAPNPHMERRFLLLPGTNSSRIHVVDTQPDPRRPRLVKVIEGEEVMRKTGYSAPHTVHCGPDGVYVNALGAPDGAGPGGIFVLDHETFELKGRWERDRGPQYLAYDFWWHLGYDTMITSEWGTPNMVKDGVNPELLLAGKYGHALHVWNLRTRKHEQTIDLGAEQQMVLELRPAHDPRHAYGFVGVVLSLADLSSSIWMWYRDEQTGTWGARKVITIPAEPADPDVLPPLLKGFGAVPPLVTDINLSLDDRWLYVSCWGTGELRRYDVSDPTAPRLAGSLRLGGIASRASHPSDPARPLNGGPQMVEVSRDGRRVYLTNGLYSAWDAQFYPDGIRGWMAKIDAEPTGGIALDREFLVEFEEGLRPHQVRLEGGDASSDSFCYAE, from the coding sequence ATGGCTCGCTTGCTTCCGGACCCGACGTTCTACCCCTCGCCCACGATGGCCATCGAGGCGCCCGCCGAGTCGCTCGCGTACGTCGCGCTGCTGACCGCGGGCGAGAACGGAAAGAAGGACGCCCTCGGCGTCGTCGACACCGATCCCGCGTCACCGGACTACGGCCGGCTGGTCGGGCGGCTCGAGCTACCGAACGGCGGCAACGAGCTGCACCACTTCGGCTGGAACGCGTGCAGCTCGCACCTGTGCGCGTACGCGCCGAACCCGCACATGGAGCGGCGCTTCCTCCTCCTGCCGGGGACGAACAGCTCGCGCATCCACGTCGTCGACACGCAGCCCGACCCGCGCCGCCCGCGGCTCGTGAAGGTGATCGAGGGCGAGGAGGTGATGCGGAAGACGGGCTACTCGGCGCCGCACACCGTGCACTGCGGCCCCGACGGCGTGTACGTGAACGCGTTAGGCGCCCCCGACGGCGCCGGTCCCGGCGGCATCTTCGTGCTCGACCACGAGACGTTCGAGCTGAAGGGACGCTGGGAGCGCGACCGCGGCCCGCAGTATCTCGCCTACGACTTCTGGTGGCACCTCGGCTACGACACGATGATCACGAGCGAGTGGGGCACGCCGAACATGGTGAAGGACGGCGTGAACCCGGAGCTGCTGCTCGCCGGCAAGTACGGGCACGCGCTGCACGTGTGGAACCTGCGCACGCGCAAGCACGAGCAGACGATCGACCTCGGCGCCGAGCAGCAGATGGTGCTCGAGCTGCGGCCGGCGCACGATCCGCGTCACGCGTACGGCTTCGTCGGCGTCGTGCTGTCGCTCGCCGATCTGTCGAGCTCCATCTGGATGTGGTACCGCGACGAGCAGACCGGCACGTGGGGCGCGCGCAAGGTGATCACGATCCCGGCCGAGCCGGCGGATCCCGACGTGCTGCCGCCGCTGCTGAAGGGCTTCGGCGCCGTGCCGCCGCTCGTCACCGACATCAACCTCTCGCTCGACGATCGCTGGCTGTACGTGTCGTGCTGGGGCACCGGCGAGCTGCGGCGCTACGACGTGAGCGATCCGACGGCGCCGCGGCTCGCCGGCTCGCTGCGCCTCGGCGGGATCGCGAGCCGCGCGTCGCACCCGAGCGACCCGGCGCGACCGCTGAACGGCGGCCCGCAGATGGTGGAGGTGAGCCGCGACGGGCGGCGCGTGTACCTGACGAACGGGCTCTACTCGGCGTGGGACGCGCAGTTCTATCCCGACGGCATCCGCGGCTGGATGGCGAAGATCGACGCCGAGCCGACGGGCGGCATCGCGCTCGACCGCGAGTTCCTCGTCGAGTTCGAGGAGGGGCTGCGCCCGCACCAGGTGCGGCTCGAGGGCGGCGACGCGTCGTCGGATTCGTTCTGCTACGCGGAGTGA
- a CDS encoding DUF3455 domain-containing protein, whose amino-acid sequence MITTTARALPRAIAALSAAIVLAACADRTAGGALGPVGPQADAARFPDLGSCQTLLKVPDGSTVAFHAFATGVQIYRWNGTSWAFVAPAADLFADASKNALVGTHFGGPTWQTLSGSRVVGTVTGRCTPNPTAIAWLVLDAVADGPGVFEDTKFIQRLNTVGGNAPSAPGSTVGEEARVPYTADYYFYRAP is encoded by the coding sequence ATGATCACCACGACAGCCCGCGCGCTGCCACGAGCGATCGCCGCCCTCTCGGCCGCGATCGTCCTCGCGGCGTGCGCCGATCGTACGGCCGGCGGCGCTCTCGGTCCCGTCGGCCCGCAGGCGGACGCCGCGCGGTTCCCGGACCTGGGCAGCTGCCAGACGCTGCTGAAGGTGCCCGACGGCAGCACGGTCGCGTTCCACGCGTTCGCGACGGGCGTGCAGATCTACCGCTGGAACGGCACGAGCTGGGCGTTCGTCGCGCCCGCCGCGGACCTGTTCGCGGACGCGAGCAAGAATGCGCTGGTCGGCACGCACTTCGGCGGCCCGACGTGGCAGACGCTGAGCGGGAGCCGCGTCGTCGGCACCGTCACCGGCCGCTGCACGCCAAACCCCACCGCGATCGCGTGGCTCGTGCTCGACGCGGTCGCCGACGGCCCCGGCGTGTTCGAGGACACGAAGTTCATCCAGCGGCTGAACACGGTGGGCGGAAACGCGCCGAGCGCACCGGGCAGCACGGTGGGCGAGGAAGCGCGCGTGCCGTACACGGCGGACTACTACTTCTACCGCGCGCCGTAG
- a CDS encoding NFACT RNA binding domain-containing protein, translating into MPSSERFGPAVPSGILEYELPDDWQLFAGRTDAANDYVSIKLAKPRDRWFHVRGMPGGHVVLRVPADREPDRGTLERAAALAAYHSKARTGGVVPVSMTEGRHVSKPRGAKPGTVEIRKETVLKVRPLTDDQVAAMRRA; encoded by the coding sequence GTGCCCTCATCCGAACGCTTCGGTCCCGCGGTCCCGAGCGGGATCCTCGAGTACGAGCTCCCCGATGACTGGCAGCTGTTCGCCGGCCGCACCGACGCCGCGAACGACTACGTCAGCATCAAGCTCGCGAAGCCGCGCGACCGCTGGTTCCACGTGCGCGGCATGCCCGGCGGACACGTCGTGCTGCGCGTACCCGCCGACCGCGAGCCCGATCGCGGGACGCTCGAGCGCGCGGCGGCGCTCGCGGCGTATCACAGCAAGGCGCGCACGGGCGGCGTGGTGCCGGTCTCGATGACCGAGGGGCGCCACGTGTCGAAGCCACGCGGCGCGAAGCCGGGCACGGTGGAGATCCGCAAGGAGACCGTGCTGAAGGTGCGCCCGCTCACCGACGATCAGGTTGCGGCGATGCGGCGCGCGTAG
- a CDS encoding alpha/beta fold hydrolase has protein sequence MATPLPDGVVYAFGDCELDTRLHELRCAGERRHVEPQVFDVLAYLFASRDRLVTKEELLDAVWGHRYVAPTTLNSRIKHARQAVGDDGAAQRVIRTVHGLGFRVVADVEERVDERATSRPEQRIRFCTAADGARIAYATSGTGPPLVKPANWLTHLEYDWDSPVWRHWLRELSRDHTLVRYDERGSGLSDHDAEDLSFDAWVRDLETVVDAMRLERFPLLGLSQGCAVAIAYAARHPERVSRLVLYGGFAEGALVRARTPQAREEAEMLMRQLPLGWGRDNPAFRLFFAARFLPEGTPEQMRWFSELQRVTTSPDIGVRLRSTAAEIDVTALAPLVHAPALVLHATGDAAVPFDQGRALAALLPNATFVSLDSRNHILLEEEPAWPRFVDEVRRFLAGD, from the coding sequence ATGGCGACCCCCCTTCCGGACGGCGTGGTCTACGCGTTCGGCGACTGCGAGCTGGACACGCGGCTGCACGAGCTGCGCTGCGCCGGCGAGCGTCGGCACGTCGAGCCGCAGGTGTTCGACGTGCTCGCGTACCTGTTCGCGTCGCGCGACCGACTGGTGACGAAGGAGGAGCTGCTCGACGCGGTGTGGGGCCATCGCTACGTCGCGCCCACGACGTTGAACAGCCGGATCAAGCACGCGCGGCAGGCGGTCGGCGACGACGGCGCCGCGCAGCGCGTGATCCGCACGGTGCACGGGCTCGGCTTCCGCGTCGTCGCCGACGTCGAGGAGCGCGTCGACGAGCGCGCGACGTCGAGGCCCGAGCAGCGGATCCGGTTCTGCACGGCGGCCGACGGCGCGCGCATCGCGTACGCGACGAGCGGGACCGGCCCGCCGCTCGTGAAGCCGGCGAACTGGCTCACGCACCTGGAGTACGACTGGGACAGCCCGGTCTGGCGCCACTGGCTGCGCGAGCTGTCGCGCGACCACACGCTCGTGCGCTACGACGAGCGCGGCTCCGGGCTCTCCGACCACGACGCCGAGGACCTGTCGTTCGACGCGTGGGTGCGCGACCTCGAGACCGTGGTCGACGCGATGCGGCTGGAGCGCTTTCCCCTCCTCGGCCTCTCGCAGGGGTGCGCCGTCGCGATCGCGTACGCCGCTCGCCATCCGGAGCGCGTGAGCCGCCTGGTGCTGTACGGCGGCTTCGCGGAAGGGGCGCTCGTGCGCGCGCGGACGCCGCAGGCGCGCGAGGAGGCGGAGATGTTGATGCGCCAGCTCCCGCTCGGCTGGGGACGCGACAACCCCGCGTTCCGCCTGTTCTTCGCCGCGCGCTTCCTCCCCGAGGGCACGCCGGAGCAGATGCGCTGGTTCAGCGAGCTGCAGCGCGTCACGACGTCGCCCGACATCGGCGTGCGGCTGCGCTCCACCGCGGCCGAGATCGACGTCACCGCGCTCGCCCCGCTCGTCCACGCGCCGGCGCTCGTGCTGCACGCCACGGGCGACGCCGCGGTCCCGTTCGACCAGGGACGCGCGCTCGCTGCCCTGCTGCCTAACGCCACGTTCGTCTCGCTCGACAGCCGCAACCACATCCTCCTCGAGGAGGAGCCCGCGTGGCCGCGCTTCGTCGACGAGGTGCGGCGGTTTCTGGCCGGGGATTAG
- a CDS encoding radical SAM protein: MDLNEKLAVLMSYAADDREGVPSTAPLPPRLRNAGAAGALGPLNLRNVRVPGRGRATLLRVLMTNACSYNCHYCPMRRDREMPRTLLTPEELVRIFLQARARGWCDGLFVTTGIPGRPAPVADKLIAVLEILRFRERFDGYVHVKLVPGAEPAQIERIVALANRVSLNLEAPCGASLKSIAPEKDFDLSAASLAHAQSLVRLERAERRDGKPGDRLRPGGVAGMTVQFVVGATADSDRTLVGKVNELYATGGLHHAHFSAFRPILDTPMESAAATPAMREHRLYQADWLLRDYGFEASEIAYDARGNLPLDVDPKTAAALAQRDRFPVEVRTAAYETLLRVPGIGPATARRIVDERRTTTFRSLADLKRLGVAVARAAGFVTLGGRRLQDVRWVSQLSLWDDGDEVGAAHRTFAFSPGTFR; the protein is encoded by the coding sequence GTGGACCTGAACGAGAAGCTCGCCGTCCTCATGTCGTACGCCGCCGACGACCGCGAGGGCGTGCCGTCGACCGCGCCGCTGCCGCCGCGGCTCCGGAACGCCGGCGCCGCCGGCGCGCTCGGTCCGCTGAACCTCCGGAACGTCCGCGTCCCCGGCCGCGGCCGGGCGACGCTGCTGCGCGTGCTCATGACGAACGCGTGCAGCTACAACTGCCACTACTGCCCCATGCGCCGCGATCGGGAGATGCCGCGCACGCTGCTCACCCCGGAGGAGCTCGTGCGGATCTTCCTCCAGGCCCGCGCGCGCGGCTGGTGCGACGGGCTGTTCGTCACCACCGGCATCCCCGGCCGGCCGGCGCCGGTCGCCGACAAGCTCATCGCCGTCCTCGAGATCCTCCGCTTCCGCGAGCGATTCGACGGCTACGTGCACGTGAAGCTCGTGCCCGGCGCCGAGCCGGCGCAGATCGAGCGCATCGTCGCGCTCGCGAACCGGGTGTCGCTCAACCTCGAGGCGCCGTGCGGCGCGTCGCTGAAGTCGATCGCCCCCGAGAAGGATTTCGACCTATCGGCGGCGAGCCTCGCCCACGCGCAGTCGCTCGTGCGCCTCGAGCGCGCCGAGCGCCGCGACGGGAAGCCCGGCGACCGGCTGCGCCCGGGCGGCGTGGCGGGGATGACCGTGCAGTTCGTCGTCGGCGCGACGGCGGACAGCGACCGCACGCTCGTCGGCAAGGTGAACGAGCTGTACGCGACGGGCGGGCTGCACCACGCGCACTTCAGCGCGTTCCGCCCCATCCTCGATACCCCGATGGAGTCGGCCGCGGCGACGCCGGCCATGCGCGAGCACCGGCTGTATCAGGCCGACTGGTTGCTGCGCGACTACGGCTTCGAGGCGTCGGAGATCGCGTATGACGCGCGCGGCAACCTGCCGCTCGACGTGGACCCGAAGACCGCCGCCGCGCTCGCGCAGCGCGACCGCTTTCCCGTCGAGGTGCGCACCGCGGCCTACGAGACGCTGCTGCGCGTGCCCGGCATCGGGCCGGCGACCGCGCGCCGCATCGTCGACGAGCGCCGCACGACGACGTTCCGGTCGCTCGCCGACCTGAAGCGGCTCGGCGTCGCCGTGGCCCGCGCGGCCGGCTTCGTGACGCTCGGCGGGCGGCGGCTGCAGGACGTGCGGTGGGTGTCGCAGCTCTCGCTCTGGGACGACGGCGACGAGGTCGGCGCGGCGCACCGGACGTTCGCGTTCAGCCCGGGGACGTTCCGGTGA
- a CDS encoding MFS transporter: MNSRRKRTRHAQTGTAPTRGALSLDGAAGRWVVAAAVLGSSAVFLEGTVVNVALPPIGRDLGFSLAALQWLVDGYLLTLSALMLLGGALGDRYDRRRVFAVGCVAFGASCACAALAPTAALLLLCRVVQGAAGALLVPNSLALLETSFREADRGRAIGHWTAWSAVSTAAGPFAGGGLLQIGSWRWVFATIVPVALAAAWAAWRHVAPAARREGAAPSVDVGGALLATLGLAGTTWALIEGPTRGVRDAWVLGAVAIGVGALVAFVVAERRVAHPLLPLSIFRSRQFSGANGTTLLVYAALGGLFFLLMLELQNVLGYGPLAAGTALLPLNALMLLVSPRAGKLAQRIGPRLPMTVGSLVAAVGMLLFARVGPGAHYVDTVLPAILVFGVGLSVLVAPLTAAVLGAVDDELAGVASALNNAVARLAGLLAIAALPIAAGFGAAREASGRAFAAGFSRAMVICAGLCAAGAVVAWATVRRGRRAA; the protein is encoded by the coding sequence GTGAACAGTCGGCGGAAGCGGACACGCCATGCGCAGACAGGCACTGCGCCGACGCGCGGCGCCCTGTCGCTCGACGGCGCCGCGGGACGATGGGTCGTCGCCGCCGCCGTGCTCGGATCGAGCGCGGTGTTCCTCGAGGGCACGGTCGTCAACGTCGCGCTGCCGCCGATCGGGCGCGACCTCGGGTTCTCGCTCGCCGCGCTGCAGTGGCTCGTCGACGGCTACCTGCTCACGCTCAGCGCGCTCATGCTGTTAGGCGGCGCGCTCGGCGACCGCTACGACCGGCGGCGCGTCTTCGCGGTCGGCTGCGTGGCGTTCGGGGCGAGCTGCGCCTGCGCGGCGCTCGCGCCGACCGCCGCGCTCCTGCTGCTCTGCCGCGTGGTGCAGGGCGCGGCCGGCGCGCTGCTGGTGCCTAACAGTCTCGCCCTGCTGGAGACGTCGTTCCGCGAGGCGGACCGCGGCCGCGCCATCGGCCACTGGACGGCGTGGTCCGCCGTGTCCACCGCGGCCGGGCCGTTCGCCGGCGGCGGGCTGCTGCAGATCGGATCGTGGCGCTGGGTGTTCGCCACCATCGTGCCCGTGGCGCTCGCCGCGGCGTGGGCCGCATGGCGCCACGTCGCACCGGCGGCGCGCCGCGAGGGCGCCGCGCCGAGCGTCGACGTCGGCGGCGCGCTGCTCGCCACGCTCGGCCTGGCCGGCACGACGTGGGCGCTCATCGAGGGACCGACGCGCGGCGTGCGCGACGCGTGGGTGCTCGGCGCCGTCGCGATCGGCGTCGGTGCGCTCGTCGCGTTCGTCGTCGCGGAGCGGCGCGTGGCGCACCCGCTGCTGCCGCTCTCGATCTTCCGCTCGCGGCAGTTCAGCGGCGCGAACGGCACGACGCTGCTCGTGTACGCGGCGCTCGGCGGTCTGTTCTTCCTCCTCATGCTCGAGCTGCAGAACGTGCTCGGCTACGGGCCGCTCGCCGCGGGGACGGCGCTGCTGCCGTTGAACGCGCTCATGCTGCTCGTGTCCCCGCGCGCCGGCAAGCTCGCGCAGCGCATCGGGCCCCGCCTGCCGATGACGGTGGGCTCGCTCGTCGCGGCCGTCGGGATGCTGCTCTTCGCGCGCGTCGGGCCCGGCGCGCACTACGTCGACACGGTGCTGCCGGCGATCCTCGTCTTCGGCGTCGGGCTCTCCGTGCTCGTGGCGCCGCTCACCGCCGCGGTGCTCGGCGCGGTGGACGACGAGCTGGCCGGCGTCGCCTCCGCGCTCAACAACGCGGTGGCACGGCTCGCGGGCCTGCTCGCGATCGCCGCGCTGCCGATCGCCGCCGGCTTCGGCGCGGCGCGCGAGGCGTCGGGGCGCGCGTTCGCCGCGGGATTCTCGCGCGCGATGGTGATCTGCGCCGGGCTGTGCGCGGCGGGCGCCGTGGTGGCGTGGGCCACCGTGCGACGCGGCCGGCGCGCCGCCTAA